A genomic region of Exiguobacterium oxidotolerans JCM 12280 contains the following coding sequences:
- a CDS encoding IS30 family transposase, with translation MSYVHLTTSERVKIETYLELGFSVRKIAGRLGRQPSTVSRELRRNPHYSAIDADQRYVERKKKCGARTKFTLEKGVLILEKLRKTWSPEQIAESAFQEEGLSFKTIYRWIYMGLVEADSGLLRQKGKRQKPRETRGRFNIGLSISKRPSDVKGRQTFGHWELDTVVSGRGKSKACVATFVERKSRFYLAVPMEDRSAASMESAIRALHLYFPLGTFKTATTERGKEFSCHERIREALGLPMYFADPYSSWQRGSNENANGLLREFFPKGTDFGKVSRSELAQALAWINGRPRKCLNWRTAYEVFSEEVLHLI, from the coding sequence ATGAGCTATGTTCATCTTACCACATCAGAAAGAGTCAAAATAGAGACGTATCTCGAATTAGGTTTCTCTGTCCGAAAGATTGCGGGACGCCTTGGGCGTCAACCTTCTACGGTTTCACGAGAATTGAGACGGAACCCACACTACAGCGCTATCGATGCTGACCAACGTTATGTGGAACGAAAAAAGAAGTGCGGTGCACGGACGAAGTTCACGCTAGAAAAAGGAGTCCTCATCCTCGAAAAGTTACGGAAGACGTGGTCCCCCGAACAGATTGCCGAAAGTGCATTCCAGGAAGAAGGACTATCGTTCAAGACAATTTATCGCTGGATCTATATGGGCCTCGTCGAGGCCGACTCTGGACTCCTTCGTCAAAAGGGAAAGCGTCAGAAACCACGTGAGACGCGTGGACGCTTCAACATCGGGCTGTCGATCAGTAAACGTCCATCCGACGTCAAAGGGCGCCAAACGTTCGGGCACTGGGAGCTGGATACCGTCGTCTCAGGCAGAGGGAAGTCCAAGGCCTGTGTCGCGACGTTTGTCGAGCGGAAAAGTCGTTTCTATCTCGCTGTACCAATGGAAGACCGGTCTGCTGCATCGATGGAGTCTGCGATTCGAGCATTGCATCTCTATTTTCCACTGGGAACATTCAAGACCGCGACGACAGAACGTGGAAAAGAGTTTAGCTGTCATGAACGAATTCGTGAAGCGTTAGGCTTACCGATGTACTTCGCTGATCCGTATTCTTCTTGGCAACGTGGGAGTAACGAGAACGCCAATGGTCTTCTCCGTGAATTTTTCCCGAAGGGGACGGATTTTGGCAAGGTTAGTCGCTCTGAACTCGCTCAAGCGCTCGCCTGGATAAATGGTAGACCAAGAAAATGTCTTAACTGGAGAACTGCATATGAGGTCTTCTCAGAAGAAGTGTTGCACTTAATTTGA
- a CDS encoding Asp23/Gls24 family envelope stress response protein: MSYNLNNADGVVNVSQQVIEVIAGVAVKETEGIAFTQDDSKLQEKQMVKLVKVEDVGGEITVSLAVHIKYGMSIIKTAGKVQERIVQDMENMLAFPPKAVDVRVIGLLKG, translated from the coding sequence ATGTCATATAACTTAAACAACGCGGATGGTGTCGTAAACGTTTCTCAGCAAGTAATCGAGGTCATCGCCGGAGTTGCCGTTAAGGAAACAGAAGGTATCGCATTTACGCAAGATGATTCGAAGCTGCAAGAAAAACAAATGGTCAAGCTCGTTAAGGTCGAAGATGTCGGAGGCGAGATTACGGTCAGCCTGGCTGTTCATATCAAGTATGGTATGTCGATCATCAAGACAGCAGGTAAAGTGCAGGAACGGATTGTGCAAGACATGGAAAACATGTTGGCATTCCCACCGAAAGCAGTCGACGTACGCGTCATCGGATTGTTAAAAGGATAA
- a CDS encoding SGNH/GDSL hydrolase family protein — protein MKKALLILSVVINIVLLALLFGRKPLDLIEDVFPAMSSKPVTTFQYTKNSNYVRLNSLFHTYQYPKSPNAVMLGDSMTHFGDWRILMNDSSIVNFGIPGDTTEGFLTRLDLILELEPKQVFVMGGINDIRHFTPVSKITENMTTIVTTLRKNNIDVVIQSTVPVAPKYSDSVRVNREVEALNRNLKQLAESVDADFVDLRPVLTNDQGYLQNRLTYDGLHLVGGGYLRWSDALKPYAEKIDVTENK, from the coding sequence ATGAAAAAAGCACTATTGATTCTCTCGGTTGTCATAAACATCGTTCTCCTTGCACTACTGTTCGGACGTAAACCCCTTGATTTAATCGAAGACGTCTTTCCTGCAATGAGTTCGAAACCTGTTACGACATTCCAATACACGAAAAATTCCAACTATGTCCGATTGAATAGTCTCTTCCATACTTATCAATACCCAAAATCTCCGAATGCTGTCATGTTAGGTGATTCGATGACACATTTTGGCGACTGGCGGATTTTGATGAATGATTCATCGATCGTTAATTTCGGGATCCCCGGTGATACGACGGAAGGATTTTTGACACGACTTGACTTAATTCTTGAGTTAGAACCAAAACAAGTTTTCGTGATGGGTGGTATCAATGACATCCGGCACTTCACACCCGTCTCTAAGATTACAGAGAACATGACGACAATCGTGACGACACTCCGAAAAAATAACATCGACGTCGTCATCCAGTCAACGGTCCCCGTCGCACCAAAATACTCCGACTCCGTCCGGGTCAACCGTGAAGTCGAAGCGTTGAACCGTAATTTAAAGCAGCTCGCAGAATCGGTCGATGCCGACTTCGTCGATTTACGTCCGGTCTTGACGAACGATCAAGGATACCTCCAAAATCGCCTGACGTATGATGGGTTGCACCTCGTCGGTGGCGGTTACTTGCGGTGGAGCGATGCCTTAAAACCGTATGCAGAAAAGATAGACGTCACAGAAAATAAATAA
- a CDS encoding alpha/beta hydrolase, whose protein sequence is MIHLYEQPKKQGAPIFLLLHGTGGTEQDLIGLVQLLHPDAGYLSVRGAVTENGMPRFFKRLAEGVFDEADLALRTKELMAFIKEKSETYQFSVQELIPVGYSNGANIAANMMFEEALFAQAILLHPMVPRRGIPLPNSEGVNVFIGAGANDPICAASETEELKALFEGAGAHVDVTWSNHGHQLVMPTIESAASWLNNQLTQ, encoded by the coding sequence ATGATTCATCTTTATGAACAACCTAAAAAACAAGGGGCACCGATTTTCCTGCTCCTTCACGGAACAGGTGGCACAGAACAAGATTTGATTGGGCTCGTCCAATTGCTTCATCCAGATGCCGGCTATCTCTCCGTTCGTGGGGCGGTCACGGAAAATGGGATGCCGCGTTTCTTTAAACGCTTGGCAGAAGGCGTCTTTGACGAAGCCGACTTAGCCTTACGGACAAAAGAATTGATGGCATTCATCAAGGAAAAAAGTGAGACGTATCAATTTTCCGTTCAGGAATTAATTCCCGTCGGTTACTCGAACGGCGCGAATATCGCAGCGAACATGATGTTCGAAGAAGCCTTGTTTGCACAAGCGATTTTGCTCCATCCGATGGTACCGCGTCGTGGCATCCCGTTGCCAAATAGTGAAGGCGTCAACGTCTTCATCGGAGCGGGGGCAAATGATCCGATTTGTGCCGCAAGTGAGACGGAAGAACTAAAAGCACTATTCGAAGGTGCCGGAGCGCATGTCGACGTGACATGGTCGAACCACGGCCATCAGCTCGTCATGCCGACGATTGAAAGTGCGGCATCCTGGTTAAACAATCAATTGACACAATGA
- a CDS encoding acyltransferase family protein — protein MNRNPWFDNIKGFLVIFVVIGHMLTDIRFDYDGKVLETVYLIIYSFHMPLFIILSGYFFRENKYLRVIQLFAVYCVWQILIGSWATFGEGLPLFSGQNIGTHLLRPYWALWYLFVMVVWYIVTPYVVHLRGYVWFGLAFALLYGFELENTGFLALRKLIMFYPYFLLGNYLSEHQFIRIFEMPKNFKRRMNVRLLGGLAFTSVVGFLLFQAWRDTPQEVVDFANAFKHRFPYVEQYDSDAWVGVLKHSVIYFLSITASLGFMMLVPMRRLPLVTRAGELSLYVYLLHVFFVMAWRQYVTGAFVTEPWVALLIIFGVAILIVGIIVHPAVVRMLRPLIEIDIRPIVEKREDLSKKG, from the coding sequence ATGAATCGAAATCCATGGTTCGACAATATTAAAGGATTTCTTGTCATTTTCGTTGTCATTGGTCATATGCTGACTGATATTCGGTTCGACTATGATGGCAAAGTGCTCGAGACGGTCTATTTAATTATTTATTCGTTCCACATGCCATTATTCATCATTTTGAGTGGCTACTTCTTTCGCGAAAACAAGTACTTACGGGTGATTCAATTATTTGCCGTCTATTGTGTCTGGCAAATTTTAATCGGGTCGTGGGCAACCTTCGGGGAAGGGTTACCCTTATTTTCCGGTCAAAATATCGGAACGCACTTGTTGCGTCCGTACTGGGCGCTTTGGTATTTGTTCGTCATGGTCGTCTGGTACATCGTCACACCATACGTCGTGCACTTGAGAGGGTATGTCTGGTTCGGTTTAGCGTTCGCCCTGTTATACGGCTTCGAACTTGAGAATACAGGATTCCTGGCATTACGGAAGTTGATCATGTTCTATCCGTATTTCTTGTTAGGGAACTATCTCTCGGAACACCAATTCATCCGGATTTTCGAGATGCCGAAAAATTTCAAACGTCGGATGAACGTCCGGTTGCTGGGCGGACTCGCGTTCACTTCCGTCGTCGGTTTTTTATTGTTTCAAGCCTGGCGGGATACACCGCAAGAAGTCGTCGATTTTGCAAATGCCTTCAAACATCGTTTTCCTTACGTCGAACAATATGATAGTGATGCCTGGGTCGGGGTACTGAAGCATAGCGTCATCTATTTCTTATCGATCACGGCGTCACTCGGGTTCATGATGCTTGTGCCGATGCGCAGGCTGCCACTCGTGACCCGGGCAGGGGAGCTGAGTCTCTATGTTTATCTCCTGCATGTCTTCTTCGTCATGGCATGGCGACAATATGTAACCGGTGCATTTGTAACAGAACCTTGGGTCGCCCTATTAATCATTTTTGGCGTTGCAATTTTAATCGTCGGAATCATCGTTCACCCGGCGGTTGTTCGGATGTTACGTCCATTGATTGAAATCGACATCCGTCCGATTGTCGAGAAGCGGGAAGACCTTTCAAAAAAAGGTTAA